The Flavobacterium praedii genome window below encodes:
- a CDS encoding efflux RND transporter permease subunit has protein sequence MKKWFSLGFWELIARVVLRNKIVMLSIIALITIFLAMQWKYIRFTHSEANLLPADNIVNIEYNSFLNKFGEEGNLIVIGIKNDAIFTPKVFSSWVKLMNTIKTNKDVDLVISLNDMKKLQKNEALQKFELVPFIDPNKKIDKEYLQKIKQELFNKLPFYEGLIFNKRSGSIRSAVYLDKKIVNTTERKNYVLNELIPAIKVFEKETKIKLRVSGMPYIRTLNAQTILSEISLFIGAALFLTSLLFFYFFRSFRATMISLIIVIISVMWSFGVLGLLDYEITVLTAMVPTLMIVIGIPNCIFLTNKYHQEYKIHGNKTKALQRVTTKIGMATFMTNLTTAIGFFTFISSNNKLLIEFGNVTSINILLLFILCIITIPILHSYVPAPIDRHLEHLERVSIKKFMDWILRNVKYNRFSIYVVSISLLVISIIGIFQMRISGSLIEDMPKKEPFFKDIVFFEKEFDGVMPLEIMIDTKRKKGVMKLSMLKKMDELQKTIEEIPELSKPISIVNLVKYSKQAYYNGNPEYYDLPTSQEQAFILSYAKNATKDSKENLMKSYVDSSGQVARITTFMRDESGSRIPIIEGEIRRKADILFPPDRYNVIITGKALVFQKGTGYLLDNLLSSLVFAFFLTALLIAFMFRSFKMVLVSIIPNLLPLLLTAGIMGFLDIPLKPSTILVFGIAFGLSVDDTVRFLSQYREELKKNNWKIKKSVYATFNESGLSMFYTSIVLFFGFSVFMLSSFGGTIALGGLISLTLLFGMLSNLMLLPALVLTLNKTLANEQEFIEPKLEMLEFSDEEIDKLEKEK, from the coding sequence ATGAAAAAATGGTTTAGTCTAGGATTTTGGGAGTTAATTGCCCGAGTTGTTCTTAGAAATAAAATAGTAATGTTATCGATAATTGCACTAATTACGATATTCTTGGCAATGCAATGGAAATACATTCGTTTTACCCATAGCGAAGCCAATTTATTACCTGCAGATAATATTGTAAACATAGAATACAATTCGTTTTTAAATAAATTTGGAGAAGAAGGAAACCTAATTGTTATTGGTATAAAAAACGATGCAATATTTACTCCAAAAGTTTTTTCCTCATGGGTAAAACTGATGAATACGATCAAGACAAACAAAGATGTCGATTTGGTCATTTCATTGAATGATATGAAAAAACTACAAAAAAACGAAGCTTTACAAAAATTTGAATTAGTTCCTTTTATTGATCCAAACAAAAAAATTGACAAAGAATATCTTCAAAAAATAAAGCAAGAACTTTTTAACAAACTCCCTTTTTATGAAGGATTAATTTTTAATAAAAGATCTGGAAGCATTCGCTCGGCGGTTTACCTTGACAAGAAAATTGTAAACACTACTGAACGCAAAAATTATGTCCTCAACGAATTAATTCCTGCTATAAAAGTTTTTGAAAAGGAAACCAAAATAAAACTCCGTGTTTCAGGTATGCCTTACATTCGTACCCTGAATGCTCAAACTATTCTTAGCGAAATAAGTCTTTTTATTGGCGCAGCATTATTCCTTACTTCCCTATTGTTCTTTTACTTTTTTAGAAGTTTTAGAGCAACCATGATTTCACTAATTATTGTAATTATAAGTGTAATGTGGTCTTTTGGTGTATTAGGCCTTTTAGATTATGAAATTACGGTTTTAACCGCTATGGTTCCTACTTTGATGATTGTCATTGGAATACCAAACTGTATTTTCTTAACCAACAAATACCATCAGGAATACAAAATTCACGGCAACAAAACCAAAGCTTTACAAAGGGTGACTACAAAAATAGGAATGGCAACCTTTATGACCAACTTAACTACAGCCATTGGTTTTTTTACTTTTATATCATCAAACAATAAATTACTTATAGAATTTGGAAATGTAACATCGATTAACATATTATTGTTATTCATACTTTGCATCATAACTATTCCTATTTTGCATAGTTATGTACCCGCTCCGATAGACCGTCATTTAGAGCATTTAGAGAGAGTTTCGATCAAAAAATTTATGGATTGGATACTAAGAAATGTAAAATACAATCGTTTTTCTATTTATGTGGTTTCTATAAGTCTATTGGTTATAAGCATCATCGGAATTTTTCAAATGCGAATTTCTGGAAGTTTGATTGAAGACATGCCCAAAAAAGAACCATTCTTCAAAGACATCGTGTTTTTCGAAAAAGAATTCGATGGAGTTATGCCATTAGAAATAATGATAGACACCAAACGCAAAAAAGGTGTCATGAAATTGTCTATGTTAAAAAAAATGGATGAACTTCAAAAAACTATTGAGGAAATTCCAGAACTTTCAAAACCTATTTCTATTGTTAATTTGGTGAAATATTCCAAACAAGCTTATTACAATGGAAACCCAGAATATTACGATTTACCTACATCACAAGAACAGGCTTTTATCTTGTCTTATGCCAAAAATGCAACAAAGGATTCCAAAGAGAATTTAATGAAGAGCTATGTCGATTCCAGTGGGCAAGTGGCTAGAATCACTACGTTTATGCGTGATGAAAGCGGAAGCAGAATTCCAATAATTGAAGGAGAAATTCGTAGAAAAGCAGATATACTATTCCCTCCAGATAGATACAATGTAATTATCACGGGAAAAGCCTTAGTTTTTCAAAAAGGAACAGGCTATTTACTTGACAACCTACTTTCATCTTTAGTTTTTGCCTTTTTCCTAACTGCATTATTGATAGCTTTTATGTTTCGTTCTTTCAAAATGGTTTTGGTTTCAATAATCCCAAATCTATTGCCATTATTATTAACGGCTGGAATCATGGGCTTTTTGGACATTCCATTAAAACCTTCTACTATTTTAGTTTTTGGAATTGCATTCGGACTTTCGGTAGATGACACCGTTCGATTCTTGTCTCAATATCGAGAGGAACTTAAGAAGAACAATTGGAAAATCAAAAAATCAGTTTACGCTACTTTTAACGAATCGGGATTGAGTATGTTTTATACTTCAATCGTTTTGTTTTTTGGGTTTTCGGTTTTTATGCTCTCTAGTTTTGGAGGAACTATTGCTCTTGGCGGACTCATATCACTGACCTTATTATTTGGAATGTTATCTAATTTAATGTTACTGCCTGCTTTGGTATTAACATTGAATAAAACTTTGGCAAACGAGCAAGAATTCATTGAACCTAAACTGGAAATGCTTGAATTTAGCGATGAAGAAATCGATAAATTAGAAAAAGAGAAATAG
- the asnS gene encoding asparagine--tRNA ligase gives MRHTKVKDLLNSTSTLHEINAKGWVRTFRNNQFIALNDGSTINNIQCVVDFENTPDETLKRITTGAAISVTGNLVESKGAGQKFEIQVNKLEILGDSDAEKFPIQPKNKPSLEFLRENAHLRVRTNVFGAIMRVRSVLSYAVHSYFQQKGFVYVNTPIITGSDAEGAGEMFKVTALPFENTPRTEDGKVDFKEDFFGKETNLTVSGQLEGETFAMALGQIYTFGPTFRAENSNTSRHLAEFWMIEPEVAFNDLNDNMDLAEDFIKYVVKYAVDKCGEDLKFLESRLTEEEKSKPQAERSEMPLLEKLGFVMDNNFKRVSYTEAIDILRDCTPNKKKKFNYIINEWGADLQSEHERYLVEKHFKCPVILFDYPANIKAFYMRLNEDGKTVRAMDILFPGIGEIVGGSQREERFDVLVEKMKALGIHEEELWWYLDTRRFGSAVHSGFGLGFERLVLFVTGMTNIRDVIPFPRTPMNAEF, from the coding sequence ATGAGACACACAAAAGTTAAAGACTTACTAAACAGTACATCTACATTACACGAAATCAATGCAAAAGGTTGGGTTAGAACTTTTAGAAATAATCAGTTTATTGCTTTAAATGATGGTTCAACCATTAATAACATACAATGTGTTGTCGATTTTGAGAATACACCAGACGAAACATTGAAAAGAATTACAACTGGAGCAGCTATTTCGGTAACTGGGAATTTGGTTGAGAGTAAAGGTGCTGGTCAAAAATTTGAAATCCAAGTCAATAAACTGGAAATTCTTGGCGATTCGGATGCAGAGAAATTCCCAATACAACCAAAAAACAAACCAAGCTTAGAATTCTTACGCGAGAATGCTCATTTACGCGTGCGTACGAATGTGTTTGGCGCTATTATGCGTGTGCGTTCAGTTTTGTCGTATGCTGTTCATAGTTATTTTCAACAAAAAGGTTTTGTATATGTGAATACACCAATCATCACAGGATCTGATGCTGAAGGTGCGGGTGAAATGTTTAAAGTAACTGCATTGCCATTTGAAAATACACCAAGAACCGAAGATGGAAAAGTAGATTTCAAAGAAGATTTTTTCGGAAAAGAAACCAATCTTACGGTTTCTGGACAATTGGAAGGGGAAACATTTGCGATGGCTCTGGGTCAGATTTATACTTTTGGACCTACTTTTAGAGCAGAAAATTCAAATACTTCTCGTCACTTAGCCGAATTTTGGATGATTGAACCCGAAGTAGCTTTCAATGATTTGAATGACAATATGGATCTTGCCGAAGATTTTATTAAATATGTTGTAAAATATGCCGTTGATAAATGTGGAGAAGATTTAAAATTCTTGGAAAGTCGTTTGACTGAAGAAGAAAAATCTAAACCACAAGCAGAAAGAAGCGAAATGCCTTTGTTGGAAAAATTAGGATTTGTAATGGATAACAATTTCAAACGTGTTTCCTATACCGAAGCGATTGATATTTTAAGAGATTGTACACCGAACAAGAAGAAAAAATTCAATTATATCATTAACGAATGGGGTGCTGATTTACAATCGGAACACGAGCGTTATTTAGTAGAAAAGCACTTTAAATGTCCAGTAATTTTGTTTGATTATCCTGCTAATATCAAAGCATTCTATATGCGATTGAACGAAGATGGCAAAACGGTTCGTGCCATGGACATTCTTTTCCCAGGAATAGGAGAAATAGTAGGAGGTTCACAAAGAGAGGAACGTTTTGATGTTTTGGTCGAAAAAATGAAAGCCTTAGGAATACACGAAGAAGAATTATGGTGGTACTTGGACACCAGACGATTTGGATCTGCAGTGCATTCTGGTTTTGGACTTGGATTTGAAAGATTGGTGTTATTTGTAACTGGAATGACTAACATTCGTGACGTAATTCCTTTCCCAAGAACGCCAATGAACGCAGAATTTTAA
- the rpoN gene encoding RNA polymerase factor sigma-54 — translation MLKQFLNLKISQKLSPQQIQLMKLIQLPTQAFEQRLLEEMNENPALESGKEEDLHEKDEFDNEQYDDYDDSEADRIESEDINIDEYLNNDDTPDYKTQISNYSDDDEEKETPFAASISFHQDLINQLNTFILTDEERDIAEFLVGSIDDLGYLRRSIPDLVDDMAFTQGLYTTEKQVQNILHIIHELEPTGVGARDLQECLLLQLKRKTPTESVDLATLMIEQQFDAFVRKHYDKLIQKFNISNEQLRNAVHEVEKLNPKPGGSFTGNNKITENVVPDFAIRIVDGELELTLNGRNAPALHVSKDYQEMMQTYKESKDKSHSQKDAVQFIKQKLDSAKWFIDAIKQRQDTLFVTMNAIMHYQKDYLLDGDETQLKPMILKDIADRVGLDISTVSRVANSKYVETPYGTKLVKEFFSEAMKNDQGEEVSTIEIKRILLNTIEEEDKSNPLPDDLLAEILKNKGYPIARRTIAKYREHLEIPVARMRRKL, via the coding sequence ATGTTAAAGCAATTTTTAAATTTAAAAATATCACAGAAATTATCTCCACAACAAATACAGTTGATGAAGTTAATTCAGTTGCCTACGCAAGCATTTGAACAAAGATTATTAGAAGAAATGAATGAAAATCCTGCTTTGGAATCTGGCAAAGAGGAGGATCTTCACGAAAAAGATGAATTTGACAACGAACAATATGACGACTATGATGATTCTGAAGCAGATAGAATTGAATCTGAAGATATAAACATAGACGAATATTTAAATAATGATGACACCCCAGATTACAAGACACAAATAAGCAACTATAGCGATGACGATGAGGAAAAAGAAACCCCATTTGCAGCCTCAATAAGCTTTCATCAGGATTTAATCAATCAATTAAATACTTTTATTTTAACTGACGAGGAGCGAGATATTGCGGAGTTTTTAGTTGGCAGCATAGATGATTTAGGATATTTAAGACGAAGTATTCCTGATTTGGTGGATGATATGGCTTTTACTCAAGGGCTTTATACCACGGAAAAACAAGTCCAAAACATCTTGCATATTATTCACGAATTAGAACCTACCGGTGTCGGTGCTCGTGATTTACAAGAGTGTCTGTTATTGCAACTAAAAAGAAAAACCCCAACAGAATCTGTGGATCTGGCCACTTTAATGATCGAACAACAATTTGATGCATTTGTAAGAAAGCATTACGACAAATTGATTCAAAAATTCAATATTTCTAATGAGCAGCTTAGAAATGCAGTTCATGAAGTAGAAAAATTAAACCCAAAACCCGGAGGTTCTTTTACAGGAAACAATAAAATAACTGAAAATGTAGTTCCTGATTTTGCAATTAGAATTGTAGATGGCGAATTAGAACTTACTTTAAATGGCAGAAATGCCCCCGCTTTGCATGTTTCTAAAGATTATCAAGAAATGATGCAGACGTATAAAGAGTCGAAAGATAAATCCCATTCGCAAAAAGACGCTGTACAGTTTATCAAACAAAAATTAGATTCGGCCAAATGGTTTATTGATGCCATAAAACAACGTCAAGATACTTTGTTTGTGACCATGAATGCCATTATGCATTACCAAAAAGACTATTTACTTGATGGAGATGAAACCCAATTAAAACCGATGATTCTAAAAGATATTGCTGATAGAGTTGGACTTGATATTTCGACCGTTTCTAGAGTTGCCAATAGTAAATATGTCGAAACACCTTATGGAACAAAATTGGTAAAAGAGTTTTTCTCAGAAGCTATGAAAAACGACCAAGGAGAAGAAGTTAGTACCATTGAAATAAAAAGAATTCTTCTCAACACCATTGAAGAAGAAGACAAAAGCAACCCACTACCTGATGATCTGTTGGCAGAAATTCTTAAAAATAAAGGATATCCAATAGCCCGAAGAACCATAGCCAAATATCGCGAACATCTAGAAATACCTGTTGCTCGAATGAGAAGAAAATTATAG